The following nucleotide sequence is from Mucilaginibacter sp. cycad4.
ATGAGCATAATTATAATCGCCTTGTTTAAAGCGCGATGCAGTATCTTTGATTAAATCAAAATTCGACTTTAATACATCAAGTTCTTGCGAGTAAGTATTGGCATTATCTTTTAATTCATAACCAATCTCTTCATTATTAAAGTATTGGATAGTTTTTAAATAGGTTTGTTGATCCAGATTCTTTTGATATGTTTTTAATTCATTATCAAACACAAATCCCCAAAAAGAGAGCTGACTCTTCTCAATCGGTCCAAGTATATCAGTTGGATCGGCAATTACTATTTGGGAATTATCTAAATCAATGGTCACGATTACTTTTGATTGAATTTACTTCCTAATTTGTTCTTAATCTTCTTAGCATCGAAAATTGCGTGCTCTATTTCATTTCCACGTAACTGTATGGCCTTACACAGCTTCATAGCGACATCAAGTTTGCTTAGTTCTATATTATCCACAATCATATCAGAATGGTTTAATTTATCCAATGCAGCATTTAATAAACTTATTGGCGTATCATGTTCTTTTTTATGATCTAAAATTTCATACGCCTTTTTTACATGCCAAATGATCTCTTTTCCATTCTTATTATTCCAAATTATATCTTTTGTTTTTTCATCTACTTCTTTACCCTCTTCATTTATGATATCGGTTTTTGGTAAATTAAAATCGATCTTCGTCAAAATAAATAACTCCTTTTTAACATTAGCATTACTTATCAATTTTGGAAAGTCACGCATAATTTGATGGGCCTTTTTACCCAAACCATCAATTTCTCTTTTACGGATAATTTTAAATGCTACATTCTCAATTTTTCCAACCTCTTCTTCCTGTATGCCTAATTTAATCCTGTTCTTTTCATCATTCAGTTTTTTATAAACCAAATTATAGTAATCCAAGAACGCCTGCCAGCGCCCCTCACTATCACCCCTGCCTTCGGAAATCGTATTATAATGCCCTGGTCTGCCTAAATAGCTAAGATATTTGTCTATGCATTCCAGTGGTTTAATGTATTCCTCTTCAAAAGCGGCTCGTTGTTTCTTAAATTCAGCAGATGATAATTCTGAATAATTAGGATCGTCACGTAATTGTTCTTCCAGTGACATTCCCATTTCCACTTTTCGTTTAATGGATAGTGCCTTGTCGAAATTGTAATATTCAGCTTTACCTGTGCGCCTGTATTGATAACGATTCTCTAATTGTTCAATATCCAATAAGGTAGGTAATGGTTCGTTTTCATCTTCGCCCGGTAGAATAACTACTTTCAAATATTTATACTTTTCATCGCCTTTATGCTTTTCAAGTAGATTAGTTAACACCATTTTCCTGCGATTTCCGTTGATCAAGAACCCATCAGCAGTAATAACAGCATACTCATCTTGGCCCTCTTTAACCAGAGTATTTGTAAGTTCAGCCGTAGGGCCGGGATCTTTTAATTCGAGGAATTTTCGCAGTAACGATTGCCCGTATTCGGTAGATTCATTTATTACACCTTTACTATTTTCCCAGGTAATGACATCTGAGGCGATGCGCCCATTGTCTTTTCTGAAACGTAATAGTTCGATAGGAACTTTATAAGCTTTTCGGATCTTATGGACGACCTTATCATCTCTGAATGGAATCGGTTCGTTATTGGTTATTTCAATTCTACTATTTAGGATATCTTTTGCAAACTCCTTAATTAGCGGTCTCGGTTGATTTTTTGAAATATTTGTCATAACCTATCTTACTTTAAATTTTGATAAAACCTCAAATGCAAATGCGCTTGCATTTTGTGCGGCAAATTCTTGAAAACCCTGTGCATCTGTCGCTGATTTTTTACTTAACAAGTCTGAAATGCCCCTAACAATTAGAAATTGTAAATCTCCATTTGCGTGGCAAGCTTCAAAAAAGCCGCTGCCCTCCATTTCTACGGCGACTGCATCGTTATAATGGGTTTTTATTAGCTTATATACATCCGATCTGGTGGCAGCAACTACTTTTTCACCAGCGGCTATTGGTTTTGCTATAATTTTTATGTCTTTCGCTTGATCTGCAACCGGAAGTCTGGCTTTCCAATCATCTCTACGTGCTTCGGCTTTAGCCCGTTCAAATATTATATAAGAAGATTTTCCAACATCGGGCCTGGTTTGTATCCCCTTTGCAGTAATCTTACCGCTTTCGTAACCATACGCTTTTTCTGCAGCCACAACATCTCCTAGCCGCAAATCTTTTATTCCACCGGCAATACCAACAAATAAAATTACTTCGGGATCAAAATATGTAATCGCTCTCTCCGCTTCCATTGCGCAAGAGTAGTTTCCGGCACCGATTTCCGCAATGCCTATTTGCCAGTTATGATACAGCCCAGTAAAGATGCCTTTTTCATAAACGTTACCTTTGGGATGAACAAGTTCTTCAAGATTTGTCATATGTGCTCTAACAGCCTTATATTCGAGAGGAATAGCAGTTAAGATTACGGCACGAGGGATCGAAGAGTCTTTCAACTGTAATATGGCTTATAAAAGATGAAATTACAAAATATATTAAATTCGTCCTTGTTTTTTGATATTCAATACAATATAAATGGAATATTTATATTGTATTGAAGGCGCGCTAACTTTTAGAAATGCATAATGACAACAAAGAGAAGTCAAAATAAAGTAGTTGAAAAGCTCGGGGTACGTTATGTTCAAACTATTATTGAAAACAATAATTGCATTTATCAGCCAATAAGCGGTGAAAATGACCAGGGAAATGACTGCTATATTGAATTTATCGATAATAATATAGCAACAAGCTTTTGTTTATTTGCACAGATAAAAAGCGGTAAAAGCTATAAGAATAAATCAGGCTATAAGATTCCTACCGATTCAAGTCATTTGCATTATTGGAGAAACCATATTTTGCCAATTGCTGGAATAGTTTATGATGTCGATTTAGAAAAAGCGTATTGGATTAACATATCGGAATATCTTAAAACACATTCGGAGGCAATGTCGGGTAAATCTCATAATATCCGTGTTGATACAAGCAATGAATTTAGCGCCGAAACATTTCATCTTTTTAAAGAACACTTCGTTCAATATAGCCAGGAGTATAAGAACTATGAAAATTTTGGCAGAAGCTTGGAGGCCTTTTCCAATGTGAACCAACCGAATGAATGTTACACTGGGTTAAAGTCATTATTCGCAAATCACCGGGAAAGAGCGGCTGCGTGGTATTATATCATATTAAACGTGGGAAATGTTACGGAAAAAGGCATACTGGGAAATATTCTTGGAATGCTTAGTAATTATCTTAACAATTCTACTGTTTTTTGGAGGTCAGAAGATTATGCGCATTATCAACTGTCGACGACCAGCTTCACAGTTTCAGATTATATTAAACAACTATTCCCAGTGAATGCGGTGAAAGAATCGCTAAAATTTTTAAAAGATGGGATAATACAAGGATCGTTTCCTTACCTTGTATTCTTAGTGTTAAATGAAGTAAATGATATTCACAATATTGTATATAAATTCACTCAGGACCAAACGCTCACAACGGATGAAAGGAATAGTTTATTCTGGGTTTTTATTCACTTTGCGCAACATCGATCAAACGAACTGACAATATCTGCTATAGACGATTATTTAAGAACCTATCCCGACAATGATGAAAGGGACTTATTTGAAGGTATTAGGGAGACAATACTAACTGAAGGATTTATCCAAACAGGGTAATAAAATACGATGAACAGAACAATACTATATTACCCGACCATTGACATACCTAATAAATCATAGTTACGTCATGCCTTATTATATTATGATGAAGTTAGTTCAATCGTTCCTCAAAGTTGGGACAATAACTTTCTAATTGAATTATCCCCGGATATTCACTACTTGATGGATGAGGAACAATTTAGGCCAATGAAGCCTGAAGATTTAATTTTCAACGGAAGAAACGGAGATGCTTTTAATCAGTTCAGGGAAGAATTTACTTCAATAATCTTGGAACCCGGCTATCGAAATTTTATCGATAGAAGACCCGTTGCCAATTTCAGCATCCATAGAAATAAGATTGAACATAATTTAACGGCAAGAGTTCATAGAAATAAGGTCGAGTATAATTTCCCCGCAAGAATCCATAGAAATAAAACAACTGATTCGATTTTCGATTTATTACAAGATCAGGGGCTGGCATTGCAGAACGATAATGATGAATGGCTGATGTTTGAAGAAAAAACAGCAATGTTATATATGTCATTGTTAGCGAAATATTTAGCAGATATCGATGGCGATCAAACTTCAATAGGCACTGATCTGGTCAACTATGAGAAGTTAAATTTCAAAAGGGTAAATGAGGGTGTGGGATTTCCGGTGGTTAGCCTTAACTTGAATAAAGTTTTGCCTTCACCCAGAGCAAATGTCCCCCTTGAGAAAATAATAGACTTTAAAAGAAGGCGTGGCGATAATTTAAGGCATTTTAAAAGGATGTTATCAGAATTTCAGGTTAGAATTGCAAACACGGAATCACAAGCTGAATTTAAAGAAATAGCTATCAATTTTAAAGAAACCCTGACAAATGGTTTAAACGATTTAACCGCTGTAATATCAGAATCGCGTATCGAAACTGCCTACAAAAATCTCAAATCATTGATAAGTATAAAGTCTCCAACCACTTGGCTAACCGCGGGTGCTGCATTAAACGCAAGATATAACTTAGCTAATATTCCGCTTAATTGGGAAGCATTTAGCATAGGTGCAATGGGTGCAATAGAAATTGCCGGCTGTTATATAGAGGCGCGAAACAGAGAACGGGCAAGGTTAAGAGAATCGCCGTTTTCGTACTTATATCACGCAAACAAATATGGTATTATAGCAAAGCCTTAGGATTTTCTGAAGAAACCCTTTTGGTTAATTTTGTGGTTAATCTCTTCTTTAACTAACGGATCTATCCAATCGTGCATTTCTTCTAAAGTCTTGAAATCTGGGAAAGGATTATGAGATATAGGATCATTCATCAAAGTGCCTGATGCAAGCGCTTCACAGCTTCTTCGTGGATGCCACCATAGATTTGAATCCTTAAAATCATTCATAATGCTGTAATGGTGACTATACAGAAAATCGTTCCATTTTTCTTCGACAATCTCCTCAGGGCTTATGTCGATAATATCGAGTTCGGAAAATACTCTTGAACGATTGGATTTCAGCGCCTCAAGCATTACTTGTCTAGCATCTATGTCGGTTACAGGAGCACTGTATCCAAATATTGTAATGTAATAGGCGATCCTAAAAGTCTGTTTTAATGCCGTCCATTCCTTCCGAATAGAAGCGTTAGCCGAATAGTTTTTCTGTCCCACCGGGTACAGTAAGGGCATTTTGCTGAAAGGCTTATTACAACGGTGACATATCCTATTATAATAATTTCCTGAAATTTTGCAGTTTTTACAAATACCGACGGCAACATTGCCGTGCAGAAATAGCAGTTGGGGAACATGTTGACCAAACCGTTTATGTCTTAGGTAACTTTGAAGTAGCAAGGGGTCCCAGTTGAAGGTGGCAATGACATCTTTTTCACGCAGTGACAAGATCAAGTAGTCGTATAAATTAGGCTCATCCCCAATTTTTAAATCCAGAAAGTATTGATGTACGGCATCGTCAACCTTTTCCCTCAAAATGGTATCTCCGGATGTGTGGTAAAGTGTGCTGTACAGTAATTCAAAATCATCTATTAAGTGCGCATATTTTGGACTAAGCATATCAGTTAAGCCTAGGTCTCTCGCGAGCGTTCTCATCACTGGCAATTTTCTTCCATTTCTATCGCCTTCGAGGAAAGCAGCGCAACTAGCTCCTGCTCCAAGAATCACAAGGTGAGGATTGCGAATAACACCGTTTCTGAAATCTGGTATTACATCTTTTTTTATAGTCATCAGTTTCAAGCTATTTTTTAGAGAGGTTATTCTTGCCAAATGTTATAGCTCGGTAGTCATAAAGTAAGCCTAACATTCTAATCTAACAGAAACTATTTAATCCTTATGTTACTTGCTACTTTTCTTTACCAAATAAAGCAGTTCGGACCTTTCAACTAAATATATGTTTATTGAGCTAATTTAAGAACTGAAATGCGATAGGTCAACAACATCAACCGTCGACATCATAACAGGGTTTATGCCCTTTAGCAAATCAATAAACGATAACTGAACATTATCAATGTCAAAAAGAAGCATCACTCCCTTATAGCGAGGTTCTCATTCAGTTACACTTCGACTCAGCCAAACAAACAAAGAAATATTTTTACGCTGTATCATCTGATCTTAGATTTTGCATCGCTAATCAAATAAATGTATTGTTCAGCACTTTCGTACGGCGTGTTGAAATTTACTGCCATTAATATTTTCCTCGTTAGGTCGATTCTCTAAAAACTAACCTAGATTATATTTCTCATAATTTTTCCATTGGTGATTAAATATTTTTTTCTCATTAAGAATGTCTTCAAGTTTGTCATTTTTTCAAATAATCGAACTAATTGATTGTTTGGATGGAGATTCTGATGAACCGGACCACCTGATTCCGGGGCAAGCTAAAAACTACAATTGCACATCTCGAGGCGATTTACTAGGTTCATCTCCTGACTTGAGCTAGTGAAGAAAGATATTGTTATTATTATTCCGCAAGTCACGAATGACTTGCGAATCACTACTATCCTTCTTATCCACATTTGCATTTCATTTAATAAGAAGGCCAGTATATGAACCCATTTAGTGAAGATAAGCGAAGTTTGAATACTCAAATGGTTATAGAATATTTCGATAAAAGGGGCATCAAACTATCAGAAAAAGATGCGCAACAATACTTGGATTTGCTATATTTTTTAGCTAAATTGATTGTTCAGCAGAACTTTTTATAATGAAAATAGCAGATTTATACATCCGTGTGAGTACCGATGAGCAAGCGGATAAGGGATATTCACAACGTAGCCAGGAAGAAGTGCTCAAACGATATTGCGAACAAAACCAGATCGGTGTGCGCAAAGTGATTTTTGAGGATCATTCAGCAAAAACCTTTTTAAGACCTGAATGGCAAAAGCTGTTGGTCAACTTAAAACAATACAAAAAACAGGTCAATTTAATCCTCTTTACTAAATGGGACAGGTTTAGCCGAAATGCTCCTGATGCCTATCAGATGATTAATTTACTAAAGTCTTTGGATGTCGAACCACAGGCTATAGAACAACCATTAGATATGTCTGTGCCTGAAAATAAGATGATGCTGGCTATTTATTTGACAGCACCTGAAATTGAAAATGACAGACGAGCACTTAATACTTTTTACGGCTTGAGAAGGGCCAGGAAAGAAGGCCGCTGGACTTCACTGGCACCAGTGGGCTATATCAACCGATCTACACCGGATGGAAAGAAATACATCGCTCCCGATGATCAACAGGCGAAGATCATGAAATGGGCACTGAATGAAATCTCTTTGGCAAAGTATAATACGGAGCAAATTTTTAAAAGAGCGAAAGAAATGGGGCTTAGGTGTAATAAAAACCGTTTTTTAGTCGCCATTCGTAATCCTGTTTATTGCGGGAAAATATTCATCGAAAAATACAAAGACGAAGAAAGCCACACGGTCAAAGGCTTACACGAGGCTTTAATTTCTGAGTCTATGTATTATCAAATCCAGGAGATATTAGACGGTAAAAAGCGAAAATCCCGAACGACCATTATGTCGCCAAAAATGCTCCCGCTAAAGGGCTTTTTGCATTGCAACCATTGTTCACGTGTATTGTGCGGGAGTGCATCGAAAGGGAGGAACAGTTATTACTACTACTATCATTGTTCGTCAGCTTGTGGCTACCGTAAAAAGGCTGATGAAGTAAATACGGCTTTCGTAAATGAGTTAAGACAGTATGTATTAAACAGTGAATCCAAAGATTTTTTCAAGGCAGCAATCATGGACGCTTACATTGATGCAACAAAAAACGAAACTGCGGGAAAAACAGATTGCATTTTAGAGATCACCGCCTTAAACAATCGCATTACCAAAGCCAGGGAACTTCTTTTAATGGGTGATATTGATAGTGCGGACTATAAGATTATCAAGAATGAAAGCGAGCATAAAATAGCCATCTTAGAAGCAAAGCTTGCTGAAATTCCCATTGCAGCGCTAAGTCTGGCAGAGGTAGAAATGCTATTGGACAGCGCAATCACTAAATTAGCACGACTTGACGTAATCTACTGTAATTCAGACACTAAAATCCAGAGAGAGATAATTGGTTCGATGTATCCCGAAAAATTCACTTTTGAAGACCTGCAACATCGAACCGCTAAAGTTGACTTTTTATTCCAACTTATCTATCAGATTAACAGCAAATTATGTGTAAAAAAAAGAGGGCAAGCAACCGTTTTACCGTGCTTGCCCATTGTGGCTCCTGAGGCTGGGCTCGAACCAGCGACCCTCTGATTAACAGTCAGATGCTCTAACCGGCTGAGCTACTCAGGAATCTAATCCGGTTTGGAGTTTGCAAAAGTATAATTTTCATTGATATTTCACAATTTTATTAAGCTTCTTATATCCTGCTGTTCAGGGCTTACCTGGTACTTGTATTCTTCCCTGCCCATTTCACCAGTTTGTTGACCAGGTCATCCAGTTTAAATGGCTTGCTTATATAGTCGTCCATACCTGCATCTATACAAATTTGCAGGTCAGCTTGAAGGGCATTGGCCGTCATGGCTATAATAAAGGGGCGTTCAGGGAAACGTTTCTTTATTATTCGCGT
It contains:
- a CDS encoding 5'-methylthioadenosine/S-adenosylhomocysteine nucleosidase, with protein sequence MKDSSIPRAVILTAIPLEYKAVRAHMTNLEELVHPKGNVYEKGIFTGLYHNWQIGIAEIGAGNYSCAMEAERAITYFDPEVILFVGIAGGIKDLRLGDVVAAEKAYGYESGKITAKGIQTRPDVGKSSYIIFERAKAEARRDDWKARLPVADQAKDIKIIAKPIAAGEKVVAATRSDVYKLIKTHYNDAVAVEMEGSGFFEACHANGDLQFLIVRGISDLLSKKSATDAQGFQEFAAQNASAFAFEVLSKFKVR
- a CDS encoding DUF4365 domain-containing protein gives rise to the protein MTTKRSQNKVVEKLGVRYVQTIIENNNCIYQPISGENDQGNDCYIEFIDNNIATSFCLFAQIKSGKSYKNKSGYKIPTDSSHLHYWRNHILPIAGIVYDVDLEKAYWINISEYLKTHSEAMSGKSHNIRVDTSNEFSAETFHLFKEHFVQYSQEYKNYENFGRSLEAFSNVNQPNECYTGLKSLFANHRERAAAWYYIILNVGNVTEKGILGNILGMLSNYLNNSTVFWRSEDYAHYQLSTTSFTVSDYIKQLFPVNAVKESLKFLKDGIIQGSFPYLVFLVLNEVNDIHNIVYKFTQDQTLTTDERNSLFWVFIHFAQHRSNELTISAIDDYLRTYPDNDERDLFEGIRETILTEGFIQTG
- a CDS encoding DUF6236 family protein; amino-acid sequence: MKPEDLIFNGRNGDAFNQFREEFTSIILEPGYRNFIDRRPVANFSIHRNKIEHNLTARVHRNKVEYNFPARIHRNKTTDSIFDLLQDQGLALQNDNDEWLMFEEKTAMLYMSLLAKYLADIDGDQTSIGTDLVNYEKLNFKRVNEGVGFPVVSLNLNKVLPSPRANVPLEKIIDFKRRRGDNLRHFKRMLSEFQVRIANTESQAEFKEIAINFKETLTNGLNDLTAVISESRIETAYKNLKSLISIKSPTTWLTAGAALNARYNLANIPLNWEAFSIGAMGAIEIAGCYIEARNRERARLRESPFSYLYHANKYGIIAKP
- a CDS encoding recombinase family protein, with product MKIADLYIRVSTDEQADKGYSQRSQEEVLKRYCEQNQIGVRKVIFEDHSAKTFLRPEWQKLLVNLKQYKKQVNLILFTKWDRFSRNAPDAYQMINLLKSLDVEPQAIEQPLDMSVPENKMMLAIYLTAPEIENDRRALNTFYGLRRARKEGRWTSLAPVGYINRSTPDGKKYIAPDDQQAKIMKWALNEISLAKYNTEQIFKRAKEMGLRCNKNRFLVAIRNPVYCGKIFIEKYKDEESHTVKGLHEALISESMYYQIQEILDGKKRKSRTTIMSPKMLPLKGFLHCNHCSRVLCGSASKGRNSYYYYYHCSSACGYRKKADEVNTAFVNELRQYVLNSESKDFFKAAIMDAYIDATKNETAGKTDCILEITALNNRITKARELLLMGDIDSADYKIIKNESEHKIAILEAKLAEIPIAALSLAEVEMLLDSAITKLARLDVIYCNSDTKIQREIIGSMYPEKFTFEDLQHRTAKVDFLFQLIYQINSKLCVKKRGQATVLPCLPIVAPEAGLEPATL